AAATGTGATGCTGCTCCGTTGGATCCTCGTCTTATCGGTGCTCTGCAAGCGCTTCGTGAGTTAGTTGGGCACCCGCTCTATATTACGAGCGGTGTTCGCTGTCGCTGGCACAACAACAGGGTTGGCGGGGCTACTGCTAGCAAGCATTTGCTGGGTCAGGCAGCCGATATTCAATGCCGCGAGTGTTTTCCGAAAGAGCTGGCAAGGTTTGCGGAGCAGATACCGGCGTTTGCTAAGGGCGGCATCGGAGTGTATGCGGGG
This is a stretch of genomic DNA from Cloacibacillus sp.. It encodes these proteins:
- a CDS encoding D-Ala-D-Ala carboxypeptidase family metallohydrolase yields the protein MGDLTKDFSRKEFACKCGRKKCDAAPLDPRLIGALQALRELVGHPLYITSGVRCRWHNNRVGGATASKHLLGQAADIQCRECFPKELARFAEQIPAFAKGGIGVYAGWVHVDVRTDGPARWRG